From one Candidatus Cloacimonadota bacterium genomic stretch:
- a CDS encoding TRL domain-containing protein, with the protein MTKTRLFLLVIVTVILTSCAVTKPILATENPIGSKIGRSKQTGILFFPPPMAEAGIHIAARRAGITKISTVDYTVRWYILVYELETTVTGE; encoded by the coding sequence ATGACTAAAACAAGGCTTTTCCTCTTAGTTATTGTCACAGTGATCCTTACATCATGTGCTGTCACTAAGCCAATATTGGCGACCGAAAACCCCATTGGCAGCAAAATCGGTAGGAGCAAGCAAACAGGAATCCTTTTCTTCCCTCCACCTATGGCAGAAGCAGGCATTCACATTGCCGCAAGAAGAGCCGGCATCACAAAAATCTCAACCGTAGATTATACCGTTCGTTGGTACATATTGGTGTATGAGCTCGAGACAACCGTAACAGGGGAATAG
- a CDS encoding SUMF1/EgtB/PvdO family nonheme iron enzyme yields MFKSKLSLVVLLIIVSISMISGCKEKATEPGLGTVATPVFDPPGGAYTSFQTVSISCATLGVTILYTTDGTEPHSGSSVYQNPLCIERDTVIKAKAFRDGWKDSNTATADYLFDFAPIDMVSVPGGTFTMGDTRGEGNEIELPTHSVTLNPFYMGTYEVTQGEYAQYMQPVSSWTSEYGLGYNYPAYNVSWYAILKYSNLRSMAEGLTPVYSISGSTDPANWGEVPNTWNHPDTPSWIVAICNWNANGYRLPTEAEWEYAARGATNTPDYLYSGSDDIDAVAWYDGINSPHGSIPVGTLAPNGLGLYDMSGNVMEWCWDWYSGDYYSSSPSSNPTGPESGAPRVFRGGHWHGSADYSRISDRHNAYPDESHYVFGFRLCRSVP; encoded by the coding sequence ATGTTTAAGAGCAAGTTAAGCCTTGTAGTTTTGTTGATTATCGTGAGTATATCCATGATCAGTGGGTGCAAAGAAAAAGCCACTGAACCAGGCTTGGGTACTGTAGCTACTCCGGTCTTTGATCCTCCGGGGGGAGCCTATACCAGTTTTCAAACCGTTAGCATCAGCTGCGCTACATTGGGGGTTACGATTCTTTACACCACTGATGGTACAGAGCCACATTCTGGCTCATCTGTTTACCAGAATCCTCTGTGTATTGAAAGAGATACGGTCATCAAAGCAAAGGCTTTCAGAGACGGATGGAAGGATAGTAATACGGCAACGGCGGATTATTTGTTTGATTTTGCACCTATAGATATGGTCAGTGTCCCAGGCGGTACCTTCACTATGGGCGACACTCGAGGAGAAGGGAATGAAATAGAACTCCCAACCCACAGCGTCACATTGAATCCCTTCTACATGGGAACGTATGAGGTAACGCAAGGGGAGTATGCCCAGTATATGCAACCTGTTTCAAGCTGGACAAGTGAATATGGTCTTGGGTATAATTATCCAGCCTATAATGTATCCTGGTATGCCATCTTGAAGTATAGTAATCTGCGCAGTATGGCAGAGGGGCTTACGCCGGTGTATAGCATATCCGGATCTACCGATCCTGCTAATTGGGGAGAAGTACCAAACACCTGGAATCATCCAGATACTCCTTCCTGGATTGTGGCAATCTGCAATTGGAATGCCAATGGTTATCGTTTACCCACCGAGGCGGAATGGGAATATGCAGCCCGTGGGGCCACGAACACTCCGGATTATCTCTATAGCGGTTCCGATGATATTGATGCCGTGGCTTGGTACGATGGCATCAACTCACCCCATGGTTCCATACCAGTTGGCACCTTAGCTCCCAATGGTTTGGGGCTTTATGATATGAGTGGTAACGTCATGGAATGGTGCTGGGATTGGTATTCTGGGGATTATTACAGCAGCAGTCCAAGTTCCAATCCGACCGGTCCGGAGAGCGGGGCACCCCGTGTATTTCGTGGTGGCCACTGGCATGGAAGTGCCGACTACAGCCGGATTTCGGATAGGCACAACGCATACCCGGACGAGAGTCACTACGTTTTCGGCTTCCGCCTCTGCCGATCAGTCCCGTAA